A stretch of Spirosoma oryzicola DNA encodes these proteins:
- a CDS encoding alpha/beta hydrolase family esterase: MLRYLLLISFTLTITLSRGQLQDDSVQIEGHQRTFHFLKPTQSGASLVFVLHGSGGNGKGMRSGAQKLEAIAPKENILLVYPDGYKKYWNECRKTAQSAANLEDINDNAFFEAMIKYFSQHYQINTKQVFAVGTSGGGHMAYKLALTMPEKFRAISALIANLPDTNNLDCPEKRIAIPVMIVNGTADNVNPYNGGEVLTNNISLGMVRSTDRTFHYWSSLAGYKNEPTKKLLPDTDPADGKTIEQYTYSQKGKPEITLLKVLNGKHDYPNDINVYLESWAFFKRQLGVK, from the coding sequence ATGCTACGCTACCTATTACTCATATCGTTTACGCTGACGATTACCCTCAGCCGGGGGCAGCTACAAGATGATTCGGTTCAGATTGAGGGGCATCAACGAACGTTTCACTTTCTGAAACCAACTCAGTCCGGTGCTTCATTGGTTTTTGTTTTGCACGGCTCAGGCGGTAATGGGAAGGGTATGCGAAGCGGGGCTCAAAAGCTCGAAGCTATCGCGCCGAAGGAAAATATCTTACTCGTCTATCCCGATGGTTACAAGAAATACTGGAACGAATGCCGCAAAACAGCACAGTCGGCCGCCAATCTGGAAGACATCAACGACAATGCCTTTTTTGAGGCTATGATCAAGTACTTCAGTCAACACTACCAGATCAACACCAAGCAGGTTTTCGCCGTTGGAACGTCGGGAGGTGGTCATATGGCGTATAAGCTTGCGTTGACAATGCCGGAGAAGTTTCGCGCCATTTCGGCGCTTATTGCGAACCTACCCGATACCAACAACCTGGATTGTCCGGAGAAACGCATAGCGATTCCCGTTATGATTGTAAATGGTACTGCCGATAATGTCAACCCGTACAACGGTGGCGAAGTGCTCACGAACAACATCAGCTTGGGTATGGTCCGCTCTACGGATAGAACCTTTCACTACTGGTCCTCGCTGGCGGGCTACAAAAATGAGCCTACCAAAAAACTTCTCCCCGACACCGACCCTGCCGATGGTAAAACCATTGAGCAATACACGTATTCACAAAAAGGAAAGCCAGAAATTACACTGTTAAAAGTACTGAATGGTAAGCACGATTATCCCAACGATATTAATGTTTACCTCGAATCCTGGGCCTTTTTCAAAAGACAGTTGGGTGTTAAGTAG
- a CDS encoding acetyl-CoA C-acyltransferase, with protein sequence MDAYIVAGYRTAVGKAPRGGLRFTRPDDMAAEVIKHLISQVPNLDPARVEDLVVGNAVPEAEQGMQIARYIALLSLPNSVPGMTINRYCGSGLEAIAIASAKIHAGLADCIIAGGTESMSMVPVMGWKTALNYEIAKAHPDYYIGMGLTAEQVAQQFKISRDAQDEFAYESHQKALAAQKEGKFTDEIVPISVSETYFDPESGKKKSREWTVSQDEGPRKDTSADGLAKLKPVFAAGGSVTAGNSSQTSDGAAFVLVMSERLVNELNLQPVARMVSYATAGVEPRIMGIGPVAAIPLALQKAGIKQDDIDLIELNEAFAAQSLAVIQELGLDASKINPNGGAIALGHALGSTGARLSVQLLNEMRRRDQKYGMVSACVGGGQGVAGIFERLN encoded by the coding sequence ATGGACGCATACATTGTAGCCGGATATCGCACAGCCGTTGGTAAAGCGCCACGGGGCGGTCTCCGTTTCACCCGCCCCGACGATATGGCGGCTGAAGTTATCAAGCATTTAATTAGCCAAGTTCCTAATCTGGACCCCGCTCGCGTTGAAGATCTTGTTGTCGGAAACGCCGTTCCGGAAGCGGAACAGGGAATGCAAATAGCCCGGTACATTGCGTTGCTATCCTTGCCAAACAGCGTACCGGGAATGACAATCAATCGTTATTGTGGGTCGGGGTTAGAGGCCATTGCTATCGCATCGGCAAAAATCCACGCCGGTCTGGCGGATTGCATCATTGCTGGCGGGACCGAATCCATGTCGATGGTACCCGTGATGGGCTGGAAAACAGCCTTGAACTATGAAATCGCAAAAGCGCATCCCGACTATTACATTGGTATGGGACTGACCGCCGAGCAAGTCGCCCAGCAATTTAAAATCAGCCGCGACGCTCAGGACGAGTTCGCTTATGAATCGCATCAAAAAGCATTAGCCGCGCAGAAAGAAGGAAAATTTACGGATGAGATTGTTCCTATCAGCGTGAGCGAAACCTATTTTGACCCCGAAAGCGGTAAAAAGAAAAGTCGGGAATGGACCGTTTCGCAGGATGAAGGTCCTCGGAAAGATACCAGTGCCGACGGTCTTGCCAAATTGAAACCCGTGTTTGCAGCGGGCGGCTCGGTAACGGCGGGTAACTCGTCGCAAACGTCGGATGGTGCTGCTTTCGTGCTAGTGATGTCAGAACGGCTAGTTAATGAGTTGAATCTGCAACCAGTTGCCCGAATGGTTTCTTACGCAACAGCAGGCGTTGAGCCACGCATTATGGGTATCGGTCCAGTAGCCGCCATCCCGCTGGCGTTACAAAAAGCGGGTATCAAGCAAGACGATATTGATTTGATCGAACTGAATGAAGCGTTCGCAGCTCAGTCGCTGGCGGTCATTCAGGAATTGGGACTTGACGCAAGCAAAATTAATCCAAACGGTGGTGCCATTGCCCTGGGTCACGCTCTCGGCTCGACTGGTGCACGCTTGTCCGTTCAGTTGCTGAATGAGATGCGTCGCCGTGATCAGAAGTATGGCATGGTCTCAGCCTGCGTCGGTGGTGGACAGGGCGTTGCGGGTATATTCGAGCGGTTGAATTAA
- a CDS encoding LysM peptidoglycan-binding domain-containing protein, producing the protein MGFISFYPSIVSNGLKTFVHLLLSAACVILSASFTVGQSLPEVPFDIEFAGVSVHLTQPSRLQVQQEVRSMYANRGQIQAEMSTLQQLTTLIKPLFKEADIPDDFRYAALPFTDIDSLGFWGITSAQAKDLKLRIDNTVDERYHPVLSTEAVLANLARLQKTQGNYVLSLIQYLKGERRPAAPSRIDPTYLLVSPQSPPLLWKILARKLVFDYEQPTYHPTNTYVLFEYQDGEGKTLRTIAERLRVPVERIDPLNRWLKTAAIPTDKEYSVLIQVTPDEFSAVRAVAESGRGRQVDVGFPILVKQDEQGEGLRSLAIFYTINDRRGVQAQNCDNFITLAFYGNVTVNAFLKYNDLGVKDVARPGEIYYLERKAKRAKVPYHVVQKNQTLREVSNMYGVRLSSLLKFNHLTPTQRIQIGRVLWLQNKRPADRPAEYRQLPVDEQYINHPDDPVVVEKPAPTPRSVDTVQNITRQNESVAQSNVKPSVANPPVTSDTAAQILDEDLTAIDDSLAKVEVPLEEMPGTIKLHVVTAGQTYFTVARQYGVKVSQLCAWNNLSLRTPLKTGQELIVDVSEKERPKAAKPVAKKQPKRDNLVNLYVVSPERAIPVRPLKPDTYHIVQPGQTLYRVSVINKVSVDDLKRWNNLVSNIIEVGQKLLIRK; encoded by the coding sequence ATGGGATTCATATCGTTTTATCCGTCAATTGTTTCAAATGGCCTTAAGACGTTTGTCCATTTATTGCTTTCTGCTGCGTGTGTAATCCTTTCTGCTTCGTTTACCGTTGGGCAATCGCTACCGGAAGTGCCCTTCGATATTGAATTTGCCGGCGTTTCGGTTCACCTAACTCAGCCGAGCCGGTTACAGGTGCAGCAGGAAGTACGTTCGATGTACGCAAATCGAGGCCAGATTCAGGCGGAGATGAGTACGCTTCAGCAGTTGACTACGCTTATAAAACCTCTTTTCAAAGAAGCGGATATTCCCGACGATTTTCGCTATGCTGCCTTGCCCTTCACCGATATTGATTCGCTGGGTTTTTGGGGAATAACGTCAGCGCAGGCTAAAGACCTTAAGCTTCGCATCGACAATACGGTCGATGAGCGCTATCATCCCGTCTTAAGTACGGAAGCGGTGCTCGCTAACTTGGCCCGTCTGCAAAAAACGCAGGGTAACTACGTCCTGTCTCTCATACAGTACCTCAAAGGCGAAAGAAGACCGGCTGCTCCTAGCCGGATCGATCCAACCTATCTTCTGGTTTCTCCGCAGAGTCCGCCGTTGCTTTGGAAAATTCTGGCTCGAAAACTCGTTTTCGATTATGAGCAACCTACCTATCACCCGACGAATACGTATGTTTTGTTTGAGTACCAGGATGGGGAGGGAAAAACGCTTCGAACGATTGCGGAGCGTTTGCGGGTTCCTGTAGAACGAATCGATCCGCTGAACAGGTGGCTTAAAACAGCGGCTATCCCAACTGACAAAGAGTATAGTGTGCTGATTCAGGTAACACCCGATGAGTTTTCGGCAGTTCGGGCGGTGGCCGAGTCAGGCCGGGGACGGCAGGTTGACGTTGGTTTTCCGATACTGGTCAAGCAGGATGAACAAGGTGAAGGACTGCGATCACTGGCTATTTTCTACACGATCAACGATCGTAGGGGAGTTCAGGCACAAAATTGTGACAATTTTATTACGTTGGCTTTCTACGGAAATGTTACCGTTAACGCATTCCTGAAGTATAATGATCTTGGTGTAAAAGATGTTGCCCGGCCCGGTGAAATCTATTACCTCGAACGAAAAGCAAAACGAGCCAAAGTGCCCTATCACGTCGTACAAAAGAATCAGACCTTGCGTGAAGTGTCGAATATGTACGGCGTCCGGTTGAGTTCGTTGCTAAAATTCAATCACCTTACGCCTACGCAACGGATTCAGATTGGGCGCGTATTATGGCTACAAAACAAACGCCCGGCAGATAGACCCGCAGAGTACCGCCAGCTTCCGGTAGATGAACAGTATATCAATCATCCGGATGATCCCGTTGTCGTGGAGAAGCCCGCACCGACACCCCGCTCGGTTGATACCGTTCAGAATATTACTCGTCAAAATGAATCTGTCGCTCAATCCAATGTGAAACCGTCGGTTGCTAATCCGCCCGTGACTAGTGATACCGCTGCTCAGATCCTGGATGAAGACTTAACAGCCATTGATGACTCGCTGGCCAAGGTAGAAGTACCCCTGGAGGAAATGCCAGGCACAATAAAGCTTCACGTTGTAACCGCTGGCCAGACCTACTTTACCGTCGCTCGTCAGTATGGCGTTAAGGTTAGCCAGCTTTGTGCATGGAATAACCTTTCTCTACGAACACCGCTCAAGACAGGGCAAGAACTTATCGTCGATGTAAGCGAAAAAGAGCGCCCGAAGGCAGCTAAGCCAGTGGCAAAAAAACAGCCGAAGCGCGACAATCTGGTTAACCTGTACGTTGTTTCGCCCGAAAGAGCGATACCTGTCAGACCGCTCAAGCCAGATACGTACCACATCGTACAGCCCGGTCAAACTCTATACCGGGTTAGCGTTATCAACAAGGTGAGCGTTGACGATCTAAAGCGTTGGAACAACCTAGTCAGTAATATTATCGAAGTTGGTCAAAAGCTACTGATTCGAAAATAA